Proteins encoded by one window of Kribbella flavida DSM 17836:
- a CDS encoding YciI family protein: MTKFLLIVDYNSGVIETPMDEWSPEDVKAHMDYYIRLNDELRQSGELVGGESLTGPELAKSVTSDGISAPVVTDGPFLESKELLAGFQVIDVESEERAIEIAALVSAVPGPGGVPSQQPIGVRRVMDEADFQELNPLG, translated from the coding sequence ATGACGAAGTTCCTGCTGATCGTGGATTACAACAGTGGCGTGATCGAGACCCCGATGGACGAGTGGTCGCCGGAGGACGTGAAGGCGCACATGGACTACTACATCCGGCTCAACGACGAGCTGCGGCAGTCCGGGGAGCTGGTCGGCGGCGAGTCGCTGACCGGGCCTGAGCTGGCGAAGTCGGTGACGTCGGACGGGATCTCCGCGCCGGTCGTCACGGACGGGCCGTTCCTGGAGTCGAAGGAGCTGCTGGCCGGCTTCCAGGTGATCGACGTGGAGTCGGAGGAACGCGCCATCGAGATCGCCGCCCTCGTCTCCGCGGTCCCCGGCCCCGGTGGTGTCCCTTCGCAGCAGCCGATCGGCGTCCGGCGCGTGATGGACGAGGCCGACTTCCAGGAGCTCAACCCCCTGGGCTGA